In Brachypodium distachyon strain Bd21 chromosome 5, Brachypodium_distachyon_v3.0, whole genome shotgun sequence, the genomic window ACAGCACACCAGTAGAGTAATTTATTTCATTTATAGTCCTCATTTATCTTACTTACATCCTTCTCAGTTTCAGCTCAATATTTTGCACTTCTCATCACAACATTTGATTACTTTCTTATCTTTGTTGGACACATACATTACATTAGATTAGATATGCATGCTAAGTCTGGTTCTGAGTTTGTGATCACGCTGATGTACACATTTTCACCTTTTATGAGGCTTGTTAAAAGCTATTATTCTGAGGCTCTGGGCATTTGACTGCAATGCGATGTTTATATCTTAAGCTTGTTCTGCTTCAAAGACCTCAATTTCTATCTGACATCCAGGGATGAAACAATGTGGGGACTTCAATCTAGGTTATCAGGACATAATGTCTTGGAGTGTAATGGCAATTGTCTCAGGGTGCTCCTGAAGACACCTATACTGACCCCTGACTGTGTAATTTATGGGCAAAAAATGGATTGTGTTGCTGATTCATTGGTTTCAGACCATGAGTTACTGATAGAAGTTGATGAAGGAAGCATGGAAGTGAAGAAAGTGCAGGTGCTTTTGTAACCATATTCTCATTTTATAGAATAAAATCATCTTTGATAAGCTAATTCATACTTCTCTTTAGTTTTGTATTTACGGTACATTTTTTGTGTAATGCCTGAAGATATTGCTGCATTTTGCAACTGAAAATTTCATGGAACGGAGTGCAAAATGGCATAAGTCCACAAGACTGATATATCAGATAATAATATAATATTCTTGTCTAACCAAGGACCATAAAACTGCATAGCAAGCCAAATCAATTTGTGATCTGTTAGTTTGATGTGAGCTGTTGGTCAACCCTGGTTTTTCGTAGGCAGTGATCAATTGCTCTATTTCACACTCAAACTTCATTCAAAGTAATTAGCTGCATACAAGTATTCGACGTCTCAACGACACATAAAGGCTTGGACAAGTTGAGAAACATATCCTTAAAATACAATGATATCCATTTTGCGGTAATGCGGtcccaaccaaacaggccaTGTCAGATTTTGTTGTTCCTGTTTTTGTACTTTGTCAGTTCAATTTCACTGCAACATTACGGTCCTTGATAATGAATTGCCAGTTCATTTACCTTTCGAAGTCCAGTTCAGCAAAAGTGGAAAACTATGTACTCCAGTATGGCGAACGAGCCCTTGGCGTCATGGTTAAGGGAACAACTCTAGTAGCACTCCTCAGGTCCTGAGTTCGACTCCCCGTGAGAGCAAATTTCAGGCTGGGGTTAAAAAATTCACTCGTCTGTCCCATGCCTTAAGCACAGACCTAAGACCCGCCCGGTCTCACACGGGCTTCGGTGCTGCTGTGTACAGTGTGGGGCAGGGGTTTGGGGGTTTCTTGACCTACGtgagaaggtcttcttcttaatgcaaaTGCCTGGGGGGTGGCTTACTCCTTTGCAGgtcgagttttttttatgtactCCAGTATGTTTTGCCTGAGATCATTTTGGTTTTTCAGATCTTTCCCAGTGACATTTCTGTTGATATACTGATTGAGAAGCTCAAGTTCTCCAGGTATGTTGGAGACATTTTACCTTCTCTCTTACAAAGCTGGCTTATTTTTCTTCCTACAGAAGGGCTTGCTTGTTATTGAAACAATTGAATGACATAGAGATATATTATATTAAGGCTCGGAGGTAGAACCAATATTAAACAATATAGAACACAACTTCATACGTGtccttttttgtgtgttatTTTCACATACAATTTACAATTCACAATCCTGCTAATTGTGCCGTGTAATTATACTTTTTCCTTCATTTACGTGTGcttaaacaaaaaatgttaaCTGCTTTTGTAGAGAGGTCATTTCTGCTCCATCCTTGGGATGGCTCATTCGGCAATGTCAACACCACATTATAATCAACACTCTAAGGCGGTCTTTGGTGAACGATGCTAATAATTCCAGGTGAAATAATTCTCCATTTGCTAGCATTGTAAATTACTCACGGCTATTGTCTTCCTTAATTAGTTGATGCAAAGGAATCTGTGGTTTCTAAACTTGTTCATTGAGTTTACAGTTTACGTTGCAATGATGCATAAGTATAACAGTCCTTGTGTTATACCATTGTATGTTCATGTCCATAGTACTGgagatatttttgttttgttcaagCAGATTTTACTATGAGAGACTACAATTTAATCATTATTTTCTGACTATCTGGATGTGATAATCCCCTTAACTGAGGAATGATCCACATTGCCTGGTGATTGAAGCCAGACACATGCGATTCTTTTACGCAtataattttctttctttgtgtTTAACGTTTCAAATAATGGGGCAACACATTCTGTTTCTTGCAGGCATTCTTTTGAGTACCTTGAGAAAGATGAGACAATTGTAGCTCATTTGGTTGGTGCGATTGATGTCTTCATCAAGATAACTGCAGACTGGCCGCTGTCCTCCTATGGTCTGAAGTTAATCTCAATCCGCAATTCCAGGACTCAGCCAATGGATATGTCTTTAAATTTGCTCTGCAAGACTAAGGTAGAAATGGCTACCTCAGGCCTGAAATCAATGCTTCTATTCAGTATCTATATTGCCACAGTACACATGAACAGAGTAATGCAACCTTTGGGTAACTATCTGAACTGGTAGTAATTATTTTTAGAATACCAACTTTTTCAGCAGGATGCGTAGTGAAACTAATTTAGCACGTTTTAGAGTAGTTTTGCCAAAAATAGGTGATTAGATTCAGAAGTCTGCGGACATGATTGCTTTTCAAAAATTGTCTGGTCCCGGGAAGGATCAGGAAGCAAAGGCATGCCAATACTACCAAAGGGAATGTGGAATAATGATACAGTAACTTGTTTACAGAGAGACTCCTAATTTCCTTTATTATATAACCCACATACAACTTTGCAAATTTATTGGCGATTGTTTGGGGTAAAGCTCACCTACCTGATGACCAATCTGGTCCAGCTTCTAGACTAAAAGTTATACTGAAACTAGTATACGGCTACCAAAACAAACATAATAAGATGATCGACATGTCAACTAAATTAATCCAAACCACAAGCATTGTCTCATCAACTCATCCTCGAGAGGCATGTGTGCCCTCTGAGTATTTTTCATCTGATGCGCAGATGATGCATTGTTTCCTGCACGATCAAATTTATATGCCTCGATGAAACTACTAGCAAGCTAATCTGTGTTCTTGGTGCCAGGAACTTGCAAATGGTTTAGAGCTTCTGACTCGGCAACATCTGGTGAGATTTGTAGATGCTGTTGAGGAGATCCTTGTTCGAGAGAGGCAGTCAGAGCTGCACGCCAGCAGGAGTTCTGTTTAAGATGTACTTTGTATCTCGTGTCATTTGACTTTGTGCTGTTGAGGACATAGGTGCAAGAAGTTATATTCAGTCCTTATTTGTGGTAAGAGAGGGCTAAGTTGGCTCATCTGATGTTCCATTTTGTTCTTTCTACCAAAACTATTGAATCATTTTCGCCAGGGCAACTGTTGGATTTGACTAACACTGAAGAAAAGAGAAACGATTAGCTTTACTGTTTACTGGTGGCCTTTGTGCACAAGCAGTTATGAGGCGCTAGAAAACGTATGAAATATCCAATTCCTGAATATACCACGAAGTCAACAAAAATTACAAGCCCAGTTGGGACCTTGCGATTGGTCCTTCCAAACGGCATTTTATGATGGTACGGGCAGTGCTGATCTGCCATTTAATCACAAAACGGAAATTTCCTTGCATTAGTAGAAGAAAAAATGTTGGCAACGCAAAGAACATGATGGTATGCCAGAATGGTTAGTGTCGTTACAATGCAAGCACAAAACTTAGCCTAGATTTTTTAGATGCACCAGTTCAAGGCTGTCTGTATACAGATATCCATTTATTACTTTGAAACTTATACAAGCGCTATAAAACCTAGACGCTTACATAAATATCTCAATACAACAAAAGATTGCAACGAGAGCACTTGATGGCTATTACGGCCACCACGGCAGCACCTCACAGCAGTTTTCTTCGGACACACCACTGTCATCCAACATACAGGACAGCACATAGAACATTTCTACCCAGCTACAAGACCTACATTGATTTCTTATAGAAAACCCGAAACTTTATAGGACTCATTAACTTCCAAGTTTCTTTATCTTGACTAGAGCTGCACTTTCCGGTCATAAACCCAGCTGAAAGAAATCGCAGGCCCCTGTTTTGCCCTAGCTTGTGCTCTTTCGTCCAGCCGCCTGAATCTTGTTGCCAAGGTGCAGACATAGTCCTGGGCATGTCTCCCTTCACCAGATAGCCCAGTGAGATCTGCAACTTTCCACCTCTGCACCAAAAACTCAAGGATGTCGGCGTAGTCTTTCGCAGTGTACACGCCCAGCCGCTGTGCCACCGAACTGAAGTGCTCAAAAAGGTTGTCGTCCTCGCCATCGTACATCAGGTGAGCAGGCATCgagatcttcttcctcatcatgTCGGCAAACGCAAGCACAGTGTAGTCAGGATCAATCTCAAAGAGTTTCTCCACTATCTTGGTGTAAGCCGTCTCATGGCGCTTTTCATCAGCTGCTATTGTACCACATATCTGGGCGAGTTTAAGGTCGCCAAACTGCTTGGCATGCCTTGCCGTGTTGCCATGAGATATGAATGTTGCTCTCTCTTGGAATGATGTGTAAAGGAAACCCATGTAGGGATTGTTTTCAGTTCCTGGATCCTGGAGAAAGAAGTAACACACATTATGTTCATGGTAGTGTTTACTGAAATATCTAAAGTAATCACCTATTATAATTTAAAAAGAGCTACACCATAGATACGTCAAAAGTTGATAACTAAACTAGCTGTGTTTCTTTCAGAAGCCATAAAGGATATTATTCTTGGTGCACCACTGTCCTGTTTGAAATGGCTAAAATGGAAGATATCGCATCTAAGTTGACCCATAAGTTTACTGGCTTGTTAAGTGAAGGTACTATGAACACACACAGGGTAAATTGTGGTTTGTTGATTGACTAACACTCATTTGTTACGTGTTGCTATTGAGAAAATTGGTGACTCCGTGATTCATTGTAAGCTGGAAATGAGAATTCTCTAGCGGAAATAAGTATATCAGATTTAGTAACTTAGGGATTCatcgaaaaggaaaagggatGGCATTCCTCAAAAGATATTATATAATAGCCCTTACCATTCCAGAACCAATAAGATATTGTATAGTCTTCTCAATCTGTCTCATGTCAACCCGTCCTGAAAGGTACATATACTTGTTCAGAAGATCGCCATGCCTGTTTTCTTCAGCAGTCCATGCTCTTGTCCATACAGCCCAGGCGGTTGGACTTGCACCAGTTTCATCCCGGACACCATCAAGGGTGTTGAGCATTGTTTGATAGGTAGGAAGGGCTTCCTCGGTAACCATGTCACCAACTAGGCAAACAAAGTAATCATCAGGGATTTCCTTTGCCCGCTCCCTCAGTTCTTTTACTTCATCATAAAATCCCTCAGAAGAAGGGTCTGGTAGGAAATCCTGTGGCTGCCACGATTTCTCGACTGGCTTAAGAAGGTTCAATAGGTTGTCCCTGGCCCAAGATTGAAGTGAATCAAAAATCTCCTGCTTTTGGGCAGGTAGTGAATGCATGATTTGGAGCTGCACCTCACGTGGAGGAGCATATGGCTTTTTGGCAGTTTTCACCCTAGCAAAGGAAACATAATTAGTCATATGGATGCAGTTAGCAAGGTGATTGACTGAACAGAGCTGAAACAAAATGATGTAGCAAACTCATAATAATCTATCTTAAACGAAATCTCTAGGCTGAGAACTTCTGGCATCAAATTTACAGTGGCCAAGAAATCACAATGAAACTATTCTTCCACACAGGTGAAGAAAGGCTTCTAATGTCTGCATAGACAGTGTTTACCAAACATGTTACCATATATCCAAAACGGGTAAGGTTCTGATGAAGCGACAATGAGTAACTTGATGTGGTGCCACATAGTAGGTACATAAACAGGACATAatcttccctaaaaaaaacaggacAGAATCAACCGTTTTTCTAAGATTTTACAAGATATTATCCACAATAACCAAATGGGCATTTTGACTAAACAGAGTAACTTGATGGATAATCCAACTAAGCGAAAACACAATCAACACCATGCAAAATCCACTCAACCTTATCGAATTGTATTTTCATGTCACATCACATACTTCCTATCTTCCCTGGCACTAAATGTTGTCTTTTTTACTGTCTTGACATCTCCAGTGTACAGTTTGACCATTCACATATCCAATGTATTGTTGATGACAAATATTAATGTTAATTACAAGTCATTTTTAAATACTTCTATGTTGGAATaaaagttgaaaaactattgcTGCACACACCCTAAAACAACATTTGTATTGTCCATAGAAATAGACAGAGTAAAATTCCAGTTCTTAGATTTGGGTTTAATTAATTTGATACCACGAACACATAAGAACAGTGTCCTGTGCTCTCCCAAAAACTTAATTACATTGATATCAAAAGAACATTGGACTAGTGTCATGTGCCCTCCAAAAAACTAAATTACACTAACCATAAGCTGGTATCACTAGTAGCCATGTAGTGGCTGGTTGCAAATGAAGCCTTCTGGTGCTCACTATCAGTCTATCCCCGTCAACATATTTGAACAAGTTCAGATCTCATCAGCTAACTAGTTTATGACTATCTGCTTGACATAAACCCCTTGAAAGGTACTGGAAATACAATTCTGAACATCTACAGCCTCCTTAAATTGACCATGGAACTACAAACAAATCTGGATTTCTACAGCCCGCTAAAATCGACCATCGAATTACAAACAACTCTGGATTTATACAGTGTTGACATTGACATTCTTGTTGCATATATCTATTGGTTCCTTAAGAAGGAATGCAAGTCAATAATACAAGAATTTTGGTTATGACAATTAACTATTTATTCGCAAAACTGACACTAAAACGATTCATACCCAGTTAATTTGAGATGACCCCGTGAGTGACACAAACAATTCAACAAGTATAtacggaaaaagaaaaggagaaacaaGATTTTGGCTgcacatgcacacacaaaaTATCGCTACAACTGTAAACCGGCCAGATCGCTGAATCAGGTAGAGATCATAAACTAGCCATCTAGATCACAAGCAGGAACATACTATCAATTGGATAAGCGAAAGAATCTAAGGATAAGCCTTGCATAGCTAACAGAACACCCCAAACAAAGCCCTGGATCTCAACAAGAAAAGGGAGAGAACACAGAAATCGGACACAAAAGGTTGTATTTTTGTCTTCGCAAGATTTGATCTGATACACTAGCGTAAGGGAGTGTACCCAATTCCAAATCACAAATCTCACCAACCCCAATACCTCCTCAGAAACTCCCCCACCAACCAAGATCACAGAGTACACCCAACCATTCCCACCGTAATAATAATCAAAGGACACAAATCGAATGAAGAGCGAGGTTGCAAGTCTGCGCGGGAAGATCTGCTCACTCGTTGATGGTGGAAGCCATGGcgaccaccggcggcggcccatTGTTGGCCCTCCTCTGTGGTACGgaaggcgacggcgaggcccTGTGGGACGGGAGGCACGCCCTGaacgccatggccgcccggCTGAGCTCGGCTCACGACCACCTGCCTTCTCTCCCCGCGATCCGAGATCTCGATGTGGACAGGTGGATCGATTCTTTGCTACAGGCCCCGGGATTCCTCCTGCCCCGCGTCTTGGGCGCTCCTGGTTGTCTACACCTGTGTGGGCTGGGGGGTTATACAAAGGGCTTTGTGAGAGGAGTGAGATACAGCCACAGGGGGGGTCGGCTATTAAaagggaggagagagaaagggTCTTTGCTTTCTCAGTATGGGCTATTATTGAtttgttttaaattttgtttgtcaggccgtgttttttttttcaacccCTTTTGTTGGCCTGCATTGAAACTTATGACCCCACTGTCACCGGTCCCATGGCCAAAACATAGCGGAGCTTCCAAACATGGCGTGTTTGCAACGAGTGATGGATGCAGAACAAGAAGATAGAACCAACTTATTTAGGTGATGTTGCATTtcatcaacaaaaaaatagtattggtgggagtatatttttgtatGCTTTAGAAATCCTACGCTTCTAACTCCTCTCTCTTTGCACCTATGCTCGTGTCAGTCCCGACAATTGTCCTAAGGTTGACGATAGAGGCACCTAGGCCCAAATGGTTCGCAAGGGGACATGTGTTATGCACGTGCTTTGTGTGTGTTTGGCATGTGTGACGATTTTTCATGAAATGCTATGCATGTGTTATTATGCATATGTGTCATGCAGTTGCTTGTTGCTAGTTTTTTGATCGAAAATTCAAAtgatttctaaaaaaagaacatttaCAAGCATACATGTTAGTGTCTTTTGTACTCATGGGTAAATTTTCATGGAACAGAGACAATATTTGTGTAAAACGATAAATTTATTGTTTCAAAATCGACTTTTTTAAACACTAAATTCATATTATCTTTCCTAAGGTGcaaaaatgtttatttttccCAACATTTGCAGCACACAAATGACACGGTATTGCTGCATTATATGCTTTTATTTTTACACTTAGTGGGAGCCAAAACACTGAAACCATCTCTGACCCGACTTCGCTCTCTAACTACTTTGAGAGAGCTTCAACATTCAACAGTTGTGGCAGAGGAGAGGCAACATGTAAATTAATTTCCTCCGGAAAGAAGGTTTATGTAGCCACAACTACTTTCCTGCTTTCCTGTACCATCTTATAATTAATCAGTTTGGACAAAGGTTTCCAATCGTGATTAAATTAGCGATGAGGTCTTAGTTACACCTACATAAGTATAAGTCACATTGTATGGTTTGTAGGCCTGGTTTTCTTATAAACAGGATCAACTCTTTCTTCTAATCGAGCAACGGAAATCGACGCTCAAAAATAGTacgaatcacattcaaataaGTCAGATAATCATAGAGTTTAATATACTGATCTTTGTTCATAGAATCATTATTAAAGCCTTGAACTAGCCAAAGTAGCACTACAAGTTTATGAAATGCCCCAAACAacgaaaatgcatgaattAGCTAGAATCAAAGTTTTAATTGTGGTTCACAAGGTTTAGCTGCAATAAATATGCATAAGATCAATGTGCTTGTATGGAGTGTGAGAGCTACGCTAGCTACGAGCTATGGCAAATAGTGAAGCTCTATAGAATCTAACGCTAGCTATATCGGAACATTGGCCGTGCTTAGCGTTTTGGTTCCAAAAAAGTTACTTTCTCCGTTCTATAATTATCGTCTCAAATTTCCTCAAATAATTATCGTCTCAAATTTCCTCAAATATGGAcatatctattcctaaaaaacgtctaaatacatgtaatatttcgacaagaattataaaacggaggtagtataacACAAGGAGATCATCATTTAAACTAAATCATGATATGAACACCGACACGCTTCAAACTGACCGGTAGCATTCATGGATCTAAAGACAACACAAGGGGCTATAGCAAAAGGAAAACCCGGCCCGATCTCAGTTCATGGAACATAAACAACATTAACGAAAGTTACATCAAGAAATAGAACACCATCCGTGCAAAAGAAGATGTTCGTTAGGCAGTGCGTAATTTCCTCTTAGAAGCATCcatgta contains:
- the LOC100830271 gene encoding uncharacterized protein LOC100830271, with the protein product MAETLALAPVQDPEAPLDAAAIRSRFEQLQMLRGEGDEEPVDDEDAVLGLRSGWEVDLQEVDVWDSSAAALGADSLEAYIEWLRNEVSLAEEENCNLSKEISATGETVFTDTILLDADIQALERSLVTTEGLEHSEASSMTGLSVSTDSGRDQTYVEDYKYEVLELDYQIGKSETDLKLLELQSTSMQRDETMWGLQSRLSGHNVLECNGNCLRVLLKTPILTPDCVIYGQKMDCVADSLVSDHELLIEVDEGSMEVKKVQIFPSDISVDILIEKLKFSREVISAPSLGWLIRQCQHHIIINTLRRSLVNDANNSRHSFEYLEKDETIVAHLVGAIDVFIKITADWPLSSYGLKLISIRNSRTQPMDMSLNLLCKTKELANGLELLTRQHLVRFVDAVEEILVRERQSELHASRSSV
- the LOC100830577 gene encoding stearoyl-[acyl-carrier-protein] 9-desaturase 5, chloroplastic, yielding MAFRACLPSHRASPSPSVPQRRANNGPPPVVAMASTINEVKTAKKPYAPPREVQLQIMHSLPAQKQEIFDSLQSWARDNLLNLLKPVEKSWQPQDFLPDPSSEGFYDEVKELRERAKEIPDDYFVCLVGDMVTEEALPTYQTMLNTLDGVRDETGASPTAWAVWTRAWTAEENRHGDLLNKYMYLSGRVDMRQIEKTIQYLIGSGMDPGTENNPYMGFLYTSFQERATFISHGNTARHAKQFGDLKLAQICGTIAADEKRHETAYTKIVEKLFEIDPDYTVLAFADMMRKKISMPAHLMYDGEDDNLFEHFSSVAQRLGVYTAKDYADILEFLVQRWKVADLTGLSGEGRHAQDYVCTLATRFRRLDERAQARAKQGPAISFSWVYDRKVQL